A window of the Isosphaera pallida ATCC 43644 genome harbors these coding sequences:
- a CDS encoding DnaJ C-terminal domain-containing protein — translation MAADYYQILGVDRTATADQIKKAYRTLAKKYHPDSNPNDKTAEAKFKEIQAAYDVLGDSEKRAVYDRIGHEAYVATGGQGFPAGSWVGGRGPRGAETVNIDFDFRDLFQGANGARGWKSSVVGGGGIFEELFSSFKGGGRGGAATASHRHATKPADQEIHLKLPFLVAVRGGPYTFEVPGPGGFPEPMRFDFPPGAKTGDKLRLKGKGVQAHGGVRGDLVLVLEVEPHPHFTRPGDGRDLQVEAPITFGEAVNGTRIDVPTLDGPKPLTIPPGVSSGQKLRIKGKGVPAWRDRPAGDLLVAVKIVLPKNLDDRARELAREFDERYPLNPREGWITSA, via the coding sequence ATGGCGGCGGATTACTATCAAATCCTGGGGGTGGATCGCACCGCCACGGCCGACCAAATCAAGAAAGCCTATCGGACGTTGGCCAAGAAATACCACCCCGACTCCAACCCCAACGACAAGACGGCGGAGGCCAAATTCAAAGAGATCCAGGCGGCCTACGACGTTCTGGGCGATTCGGAAAAGCGGGCCGTCTACGACCGAATCGGTCATGAAGCCTACGTGGCGACCGGCGGCCAAGGATTCCCCGCCGGTTCCTGGGTTGGCGGTCGGGGACCACGAGGAGCTGAAACGGTCAACATTGACTTCGACTTCAGAGACCTGTTCCAGGGAGCCAATGGCGCGCGGGGATGGAAATCCAGCGTGGTGGGCGGTGGGGGGATTTTCGAGGAACTCTTTTCCAGCTTCAAAGGCGGCGGACGCGGAGGAGCGGCGACCGCCAGCCATCGTCACGCCACCAAGCCCGCGGATCAGGAAATCCACCTGAAGCTGCCGTTCCTGGTGGCGGTTCGCGGCGGCCCTTACACCTTCGAGGTTCCCGGTCCTGGCGGCTTCCCCGAACCGATGCGGTTTGATTTCCCTCCCGGTGCCAAGACCGGCGACAAGCTCCGCCTCAAGGGCAAGGGCGTCCAAGCTCACGGTGGCGTTCGGGGCGACCTTGTTTTAGTCCTAGAGGTTGAGCCTCACCCTCACTTCACCCGACCCGGGGATGGTCGGGACCTTCAGGTGGAAGCCCCCATCACCTTTGGCGAGGCTGTCAACGGCACCCGCATTGACGTACCGACCCTCGACGGACCCAAACCACTGACGATCCCTCCCGGGGTCTCTTCCGGCCAGAAACTCCGCATCAAAGGCAAGGGAGTCCCCGCTTGGCGCGATCGTCCCGCGGGTGACTTGCTGGTGGCCGTCAAGATTGTCCTTCCCAAAAACCTTGACGACCGCGCCCGCGAACTCGCCCGCGAGTTCGACGAACGCTATCCTCTAAACCCCCGCGAGGGTTGGATCACCTCCGCCTAA